CCCAACAACCTGGAGGAAAACGCGATCAGGTCCAAGATCTCGCCTGCACGAGCACAGCATCGCCGTCGCCGGGGATGGCGCCACTTGAGACGATGATGCCTCCATGGCCAGACCATGGAACTCGCAAGGCCAGAGTCACTGCCTCCCATCTGGCACGCCGGCCGGGAGGAAAGATGGCCGCCCTTCGGCCAGAAGAAACGACGGCGCGGAGGCCGCCAGTCGACCATCCCCGTGGGTGGCGTAGCTTCCAACCGCCTGTCAACCACCGAGCTGGGCGGCGTAGCTCCATGACCACCACCGTTGATGAGCTCAGAACCCAGACGCAGTCTCAAGACAGCAGGGGCGAGATTCTCCTTGACACAAGAAATACCTGAACCACGAACTATGAGCTCCGCCCGGACTCCTTGAGAATCGATCCCATGAATTTCC
This window of the Lolium rigidum isolate FL_2022 unplaced genomic scaffold, APGP_CSIRO_Lrig_0.1 contig_23317_1, whole genome shotgun sequence genome carries:
- the LOC124680630 gene encoding uncharacterized protein LOC124680630 — protein: MPKGCVLSTPASSVRWPAVEFLMVAAVWCLLLLEGPSMAHPLNKLVVGPPGLDLEVCCCAGEVEFVVLPLCFSHQGDGGGERRREALLQSAWREIHGIDSQGVRAELIVRGSGISCVKENLAPAVLRLRLGSELINGGGHGATPPSSVVDRRLEATPPTGMVDWRPPRRRFFWPKGGHLSSRPACQMGGSDSGLASSMVWRRRCCARAGEILDLIAFSSRLLGSSLQILGTKLYVLVLFGFVSNVYCLFINISSI